A genomic stretch from Sporocytophaga myxococcoides includes:
- a CDS encoding squalene/phytoene synthase family protein has translation MNNLFDQVSFNCSKDLSKTYRTDFTMVINTLSHHLRDKIYSIYAFAALAEEIVTSLENRDKKELISEYINETYKAIERRFSLNPILNSFQIVINEFQIDTALIRIFLEGIKLKIYQIPGNSEQIELYETSAAEALGLMILKALCDGNHQLYETLETSAKKFSSTILMINKLTNSSKLYHNTETAIAIQLEWLSKEMKIAMEISIEDNLKKVKENIDRAPQSSKRALYIAYAYYSTLFKKIKKLSSEKIITNKIGISYNRKIILALNSVIKQKLNLL, from the coding sequence ATGAATAATCTATTCGACCAAGTTTCTTTTAATTGCAGCAAAGATTTATCAAAGACATACAGAACTGATTTCACTATGGTGATAAATACATTAAGTCATCATTTAAGGGATAAGATATATAGCATCTATGCATTTGCTGCTTTAGCAGAAGAGATAGTAACCAGTCTTGAAAACAGAGACAAAAAGGAATTAATATCTGAATACATTAATGAGACTTATAAAGCCATTGAAAGACGTTTCAGCCTGAATCCCATTCTTAATAGTTTTCAGATAGTCATAAACGAATTCCAAATTGATACAGCTTTGATAAGGATATTCTTAGAAGGTATTAAATTAAAAATCTATCAGATACCTGGGAATTCTGAACAGATTGAGTTGTATGAAACAAGTGCAGCAGAAGCTTTAGGGTTAATGATCTTAAAAGCCCTATGTGATGGCAATCATCAGTTATATGAAACACTTGAAACATCTGCTAAAAAATTTTCTTCTACAATTCTAATGATTAATAAACTGACGAATTCATCAAAACTTTATCACAATACAGAGACAGCAATTGCTATCCAGCTGGAATGGCTTTCGAAAGAAATGAAAATAGCCATGGAAATATCTATTGAAGATAACCTTAAAAAAGTAAAGGAAAACATAGACAGAGCTCCTCAAAGCAGTAAAAGAGCATTATATATAGCATATGCATATTACAGCACTTTATTTAAAAAGATTAAAAAACTTTCTTCTGAAAAAATAATAACGAACAAAATTGGGATTTCATATAATAGAAAAATTATATTGGCATTAAACTCTGTAATAAAACAGAAGTTGAACTTACTTTAA
- the idi gene encoding isopentenyl-diphosphate Delta-isomerase codes for MTNSFVILVDQNDSEKGIMEKMEAHQKGELHRAFSIFIFNSADELLLQKRASSKYHSGGLWTNTCCSHPAPGASITEEAEKRLFEEMGFSTNLQKIFSFIYKAELNNGLTEYEYDHVFIGTFDGIPDINPNEVEDWKFVKLEDLKQDIQEYPERYTKWFLICFPKIEQYLNHGS; via the coding sequence TTGACAAATAGCTTTGTTATATTGGTAGATCAAAATGATTCTGAGAAAGGAATAATGGAAAAGATGGAGGCCCATCAAAAAGGTGAGTTGCACAGGGCTTTTTCCATTTTTATTTTTAATTCAGCCGATGAACTCCTTTTACAAAAAAGGGCATCTTCAAAATATCATTCAGGAGGTTTATGGACCAACACCTGCTGTAGTCATCCTGCTCCTGGAGCTTCTATTACTGAAGAGGCAGAAAAAAGACTTTTTGAAGAAATGGGCTTTTCCACCAACCTTCAGAAAATTTTTTCTTTCATTTACAAAGCAGAACTTAATAACGGGCTTACAGAATACGAATATGACCATGTATTCATTGGCACATTTGATGGGATTCCGGATATTAACCCGAATGAAGTTGAAGATTGGAAATTTGTAAAACTTGAAGACCTGAAACAGGACATTCAGGAGTATCCTGAAAGATACACAAAATGGTTCCTAATATGCTTCCCTAAAATTGAGCAATATTTAAATCACGGAAGCTAA